The Methylomusa anaerophila genome has a segment encoding these proteins:
- a CDS encoding HD domain-containing phosphohydrolase: MLKSIRTELFIVTVLMVIIPLITCSIFNYYIISRDVGTKMREDSLVFTLSVARNIRSLIDKSYAVAEELSANTDISSFNPANQEMILRQAASRHPQFDLLFVQDIHGWQTANSLGVPGSDRSGRWWYKKFMSLQTPFVSKSYYTTTDNTAVTSIFMPVYSLDGLIGILGADLKLDSIQDLVEQLTIGKGSYTYILDGQGTVVAHPDKNQVAELYNYQTLTRTIQQKDANGIPLRDRYNNHITQEYPISVPEKLHEVVSLALQGESGTAEYQDLSGNDMICAYTAVYLPGNSENWAVITVDNKTTAMATATQIIDKNTWGTAIALIGTILIVYLLSRRITHPILLMDEQIKRITRGQLHKPLAGDFGKNEVGRLAHSFEDMRATLAKVQTEQENMFLSTIRALVMALESKDGYTHSHSVEVAEIATKVAAELGLSQQEQFKIKFAALLHDIGKIGIPDHILNKNGSLSDEEWDTMRQHPTIGAKIISTIPNMEEIAHIIKHHHSRWDGKGYPGGILGENIPLGARIIAVADAFQAMTSDRPYRQALSYQYAIAEIRRCAGNQFDAQIIDAFLKVADQ, from the coding sequence TTGCTAAAATCAATCAGAACCGAACTATTTATCGTCACTGTCTTAATGGTAATAATCCCTCTAATTACCTGCAGCATTTTCAACTATTATATCATCTCCCGCGATGTTGGAACCAAAATGCGTGAGGACAGTCTTGTATTCACGTTATCAGTCGCCCGGAATATACGCAGCTTAATCGATAAGTCTTATGCAGTCGCCGAAGAATTGTCCGCTAATACTGATATCTCTTCATTTAATCCTGCGAACCAGGAAATGATATTACGTCAAGCTGCATCCCGCCATCCCCAGTTCGATCTATTATTTGTACAAGATATTCATGGGTGGCAGACGGCCAACAGTCTGGGTGTTCCCGGCAGTGACCGCTCCGGTCGCTGGTGGTATAAAAAATTTATGAGTCTGCAAACCCCTTTTGTCAGTAAATCATATTATACAACAACAGACAACACTGCCGTTACATCTATTTTTATGCCTGTATATTCCCTTGATGGTCTCATTGGGATTTTGGGAGCCGACTTGAAATTGGATTCCATTCAGGATCTGGTGGAACAGCTTACCATAGGCAAAGGCAGTTACACTTATATCCTTGACGGCCAGGGAACGGTTGTCGCTCACCCCGATAAAAACCAGGTTGCCGAGTTATACAATTATCAAACACTGACGCGGACCATTCAACAAAAAGACGCCAATGGTATCCCCCTGCGCGACCGATACAATAATCACATTACTCAGGAATACCCCATATCGGTACCGGAAAAATTGCATGAGGTTGTTAGCTTGGCCCTACAAGGAGAATCGGGAACAGCAGAATATCAAGATTTAAGCGGCAATGACATGATCTGCGCTTACACGGCTGTTTACCTTCCCGGTAATTCCGAAAACTGGGCGGTAATTACAGTAGATAATAAAACAACCGCTATGGCCACAGCCACTCAAATCATAGATAAGAATACATGGGGCACAGCAATTGCGTTGATTGGTACTATTTTGATTGTATATCTCCTCTCCCGCCGGATTACTCATCCCATATTACTTATGGATGAACAAATTAAACGAATTACACGAGGTCAGCTCCACAAACCGCTGGCAGGTGATTTCGGGAAAAATGAGGTGGGACGTTTGGCTCATTCTTTTGAAGATATGCGAGCTACTTTAGCCAAGGTACAAACCGAACAAGAAAATATGTTCCTGTCCACCATTCGGGCGCTGGTTATGGCACTAGAATCCAAAGACGGCTATACCCACTCCCATTCAGTTGAAGTAGCGGAAATCGCAACCAAAGTAGCTGCCGAGCTTGGGTTATCCCAGCAAGAGCAGTTCAAGATAAAGTTCGCCGCCTTGCTGCATGACATCGGAAAGATCGGCATACCCGACCATATTCTTAATAAAAATGGCAGTCTGAGCGATGAAGAATGGGACACCATGCGCCAGCACCCGACCATAGGAGCAAAAATTATCAGTACCATACCAAACATGGAGGAAATCGCCCATATAATCAAGCACCACCATTCCCGCTGGGATGGCAAAGGATATCCTGGCGGTATACTCGGCGAAAATATCCCCCTTGGCGCCCGCATTATCGCTGTTGCCGATGCTTTCCAGGCTATGACTTCCGACCGTCCTTATCGCCAGGCTCTTTCGTACCAATATGCAATCGCTGAAATTCGCCGCTGTGCCGGTAACCAGTTTGATGCTCAAATTATCGACGCTTTTCTAAAAGTTGCCGATCAGTGA
- the speE gene encoding polyamine aminopropyltransferase, with protein sequence MELWYTEFQTKNLGLTTRIKETLFAGKSKFQEVAVVESLEFGRMLVLDGVFQTSVFDEFIYHEMIAHVPLFSHPNPRKVLIIGGGDGGTVREVVKHQSIEKAEMVEIDGMVVDVCKKYLPEISIALNGNHPKLELKIGDGIKHMQQAENLYDVIIVDCSDPIGPGEGLFTRAFYKDVYKALKPDGLFVQQTESPFYHQELVKRLHQDISSLFPIIRLYLASIPLYPGGLHCFTIGSKQYDPTEADVSRIPATFGTRYHNVNIQKSCFALPNFVQELIK encoded by the coding sequence ATGGAATTATGGTATACAGAGTTTCAAACGAAAAATCTGGGTTTGACTACCCGGATTAAAGAGACTCTATTCGCCGGAAAGTCAAAGTTTCAGGAAGTAGCGGTCGTAGAATCCCTGGAATTCGGACGCATGCTTGTATTGGACGGAGTATTCCAGACTTCGGTTTTTGATGAATTTATTTACCATGAAATGATTGCCCATGTTCCCCTGTTCAGTCATCCGAATCCCAGGAAAGTTTTGATCATCGGCGGTGGCGACGGCGGTACCGTCCGGGAGGTCGTAAAACACCAATCTATTGAGAAGGCTGAGATGGTGGAGATCGATGGCATGGTCGTGGATGTATGCAAAAAGTATTTGCCCGAGATAAGTATTGCTTTAAACGGAAACCATCCTAAACTTGAACTTAAGATCGGCGACGGCATTAAGCATATGCAGCAAGCGGAAAATCTTTATGATGTTATCATTGTTGACTGCTCTGATCCCATCGGGCCAGGCGAAGGACTGTTCACTCGCGCTTTTTATAAAGACGTATATAAAGCTCTTAAACCGGACGGTTTATTCGTTCAGCAGACTGAATCTCCCTTTTACCATCAGGAACTGGTCAAAAGACTACACCAAGATATTTCTTCCTTATTCCCAATTATCCGCCTGTACTTAGCCTCGATTCCGCTTTATCCCGGCGGTCTTCATTGCTTTACCATCGGTTCTAAGCAGTATGATCCGACAGAAGCCGATGTCAGCCGGATTCCCGCGACATTTGGCACCCGTTATCACAATGTAAATATTCAGAAAAGCTGTTTCGCTTTGCCTAATTTTGTGCAGGAACTTATAAAATAG
- a CDS encoding YmaF family protein, translated as MPVTEEDRKHLHHHHNQDDCMIHVHTYLTEADVADDHQHIITGVSGPAKQKNRSHVHCIHGRTSFISEDCEGHWHAFDIITGPAVELCDDTHVHYFAGDTSICDDHCHTFSGCTGLGPSLAEEECDEEDVEECVEDIEEAVEECEEKACHKPYYKHHMPKYKYGKRPGEKE; from the coding sequence ATGCCTGTTACGGAAGAAGACCGTAAACATCTACACCATCATCACAATCAGGACGATTGTATGATTCATGTCCATACCTATTTGACCGAGGCTGATGTGGCGGACGACCATCAACACATAATTACGGGGGTTAGTGGTCCGGCTAAGCAAAAAAATAGGTCCCACGTTCACTGCATCCATGGCCGTACTTCCTTCATCAGTGAAGACTGTGAAGGCCATTGGCATGCCTTTGACATCATAACAGGGCCGGCTGTTGAGTTATGTGATGATACTCATGTACATTATTTCGCCGGCGACACTAGTATTTGTGATGATCACTGTCATACTTTTTCCGGCTGTACCGGTTTAGGTCCTAGTCTGGCTGAAGAGGAATGCGACGAGGAAGATGTAGAGGAATGCGTTGAGGATATTGAGGAAGCAGTAGAAGAATGTGAAGAAAAAGCATGCCATAAGCCTTATTATAAACACCACATGCCGAAATACAAGTACGGCAAGCGCCCTGGAGAAAAGGAGTAA
- a CDS encoding AzlD domain-containing protein has protein sequence MVRSEMLLIITGMAIVTFWTRYGAVALFRKTGIPAWFARWLKHVPTAILTALIVPSLLLPAGKFDLSLNNHYLLAGAVAAIIAFKYRNAMLTMALGLAVMLSLRWLSVR, from the coding sequence ATGGTCAGAAGTGAAATGTTGCTGATTATCACCGGTATGGCAATTGTTACATTTTGGACCCGGTACGGGGCGGTGGCGTTGTTTAGGAAGACAGGCATCCCGGCCTGGTTTGCACGATGGCTGAAGCATGTACCCACAGCCATACTGACAGCTTTAATTGTTCCTTCCCTGCTTCTTCCCGCCGGTAAATTTGACTTGTCCTTAAACAATCATTATTTGCTGGCCGGAGCTGTGGCGGCAATTATTGCTTTCAAATACCGTAACGCGATGCTGACCATGGCACTAGGTCTGGCGGTTATGCTGTCACTTCGCTGGTTATCCGTCCGCTAG
- a CDS encoding AzlC family ABC transporter permease, with protein MESCKASAAADNLLATTDFWLGARDSIPIIIGVVPFGITCGVMGLAAGLTPVETVLMSLLVFAGAAQFISISMIAAGVTGWWLIVCTTLLVNLRHLLMGASLAPHLMRLPALKQMLLTFGMADETYAITINRITQNGYSASFQLGSNTAAYLTWAGSTIAGVLMGGYIPDPLAWGLDFAMPATFLAMLIPRLADRNSFVVCGVASLTAVLGALYLPGKWYIIVACFAASITGGLIDRRQEEIN; from the coding sequence ATGGAGAGTTGCAAAGCATCAGCAGCAGCTGATAATCTTTTGGCGACAACGGATTTCTGGCTCGGGGCAAGGGATAGTATTCCGATCATAATCGGGGTAGTCCCCTTTGGCATAACCTGCGGCGTAATGGGGTTGGCCGCAGGGCTGACGCCGGTGGAAACAGTGTTGATGTCTCTCTTGGTTTTTGCCGGTGCAGCCCAATTTATCAGTATTTCGATGATTGCGGCCGGAGTCACCGGCTGGTGGTTGATTGTGTGCACCACCTTGCTTGTCAATCTCCGGCATCTGTTAATGGGGGCGTCACTTGCGCCGCATCTGATGCGGCTGCCGGCGTTAAAGCAAATGCTGCTTACTTTCGGTATGGCGGATGAAACTTATGCGATTACAATCAACCGCATTACTCAGAACGGATACAGTGCCAGTTTTCAACTCGGCTCCAACACCGCCGCATACCTGACATGGGCCGGTTCAACCATAGCCGGGGTGCTAATGGGCGGGTATATTCCCGACCCATTGGCATGGGGTCTGGACTTTGCCATGCCGGCTACTTTTTTGGCTATGCTCATCCCCCGGCTGGCAGATAGAAACAGCTTTGTTGTTTGCGGTGTGGCATCACTCACTGCCGTTCTGGGAGCCTTGTACCTGCCGGGTAAATGGTATATCATCGTCGCTTGTTTTGCCGCCAGTATTACCGGAGGTCTTATCGATAGAAGGCAGGAGGAGATTAACTAG
- the pdxR gene encoding MocR-like pyridoxine biosynthesis transcription factor PdxR has translation MDISKIIGGIRLDPAATIPLYIQIANAVAAKIQENILPPNTKLPPERELAELLKVSRTTAINAYHQLERQKMVRTRIGSGTYIAELSSHSVPKADIPWHQLFSPHLQTPLSSIIKELVSTVVSSDSISLSAGMPDPALYPLDAFHDLFNLTIKNLDSTDFGHIPTEGYFPLRQELARYLNQKNIFSQPDDILVSTGSQQALYLLTKVLLAPGDYVIVESPTYLGAIQMFQSAGARILTLPAAGRFPLSLMEDYLIRYRPKLLYILPTFQNPNGRLIPLNERQEILSLASRHRLAIIEDDPYGELYYGEAPPPSLKALDHYGGVIYLSTFSKILFPGLRTGWIAAPAAVINRVALEKQYMDLHSNNISQWLLTNFLGHNLLESHLKLVRREYKKRRDSAARALRRHLETLISFSVPGGGFYLWCHLENRITSRQLLHEVTKENVSFVPGEAFYADPLGEKEFRLCFVTHREELLQEGVKRLAQALHALMKNTVASQTNRPNSIRPII, from the coding sequence ATGGATATATCCAAAATTATAGGCGGCATCCGTTTAGACCCTGCCGCTACTATCCCGCTGTATATACAAATTGCGAATGCCGTTGCTGCGAAAATTCAAGAGAATATCCTGCCGCCGAATACCAAACTGCCTCCCGAGCGTGAATTGGCAGAACTTTTGAAAGTTAGCCGCACCACAGCCATAAATGCCTACCATCAGCTGGAACGGCAAAAAATGGTTAGAACCAGAATCGGCAGCGGTACTTACATAGCCGAGTTATCATCTCATTCAGTTCCTAAGGCTGACATTCCGTGGCATCAATTGTTTTCTCCCCATCTCCAAACCCCATTATCATCCATCATTAAAGAACTGGTATCTACTGTAGTATCCAGTGACTCTATATCTTTGTCCGCCGGCATGCCCGATCCGGCGCTATACCCTTTGGACGCCTTCCACGATTTATTTAACCTGACTATTAAAAACCTAGACAGTACAGACTTCGGCCATATTCCTACCGAAGGCTATTTCCCCCTGCGCCAGGAATTGGCCCGCTATTTAAACCAAAAAAATATTTTCTCCCAGCCGGACGATATCCTTGTATCCACCGGCTCCCAGCAGGCTTTATATCTTTTAACCAAGGTATTGCTGGCACCGGGAGATTATGTTATCGTCGAATCGCCAACCTATCTGGGCGCTATCCAAATGTTTCAGTCTGCAGGAGCCCGCATACTTACTTTACCTGCCGCAGGCCGGTTTCCCCTGTCGCTAATGGAAGATTATCTTATCCGGTATCGTCCGAAGCTGCTTTATATTCTGCCTACATTTCAAAATCCCAACGGGCGGCTGATTCCACTCAATGAACGGCAGGAAATCTTAAGTTTGGCCTCACGCCACCGGCTGGCCATTATTGAAGACGACCCTTATGGCGAGCTCTATTACGGGGAAGCGCCGCCGCCTTCGCTTAAAGCGCTGGACCATTATGGCGGCGTCATATACCTTAGCACTTTTTCCAAAATATTGTTTCCCGGCTTACGCACCGGCTGGATAGCGGCTCCCGCGGCGGTCATCAACCGCGTTGCCCTGGAAAAACAGTATATGGACCTGCACAGCAACAATATATCCCAGTGGCTGCTTACCAATTTCCTTGGCCATAATTTGCTGGAGAGCCACCTGAAACTGGTTCGCCGGGAGTATAAAAAACGCCGCGATTCAGCCGCCCGCGCTTTGCGGCGCCACCTGGAAACCTTAATCTCTTTTTCCGTCCCCGGCGGCGGTTTTTATCTCTGGTGTCATCTGGAAAACAGGATTACTTCCCGCCAGTTGCTTCATGAAGTCACGAAAGAAAATGTCTCCTTCGTCCCCGGTGAAGCCTTTTATGCCGACCCTCTCGGCGAGAAAGAATTCCGGCTCTGCTTTGTAACTCACCGGGAAGAACTGTTGCAAGAGGGAGTAAAACGGCTGGCACAAGCATTGCACGCATTGATGAAAAATACTGTTGCCAGCCAAACAAACCGGCCTAACTCTATACGACCCATCATATGA
- a CDS encoding GNAT family N-acetyltransferase, which translates to MEMEIRKIEEKDVWSYYHLLHTLDNESKFLLFEPGERRTSPEELVIRIRNAERSGSLLLVVEAGGSRLVGFLSAERGFANRIRHKAYIAVGILEEYTGQGLGGRLFREVELWARNVGVVRLELTVMAHNKRALRLYEKMGFMTEGKYHKSLIVDGQYVDEYCMAKLL; encoded by the coding sequence ATGGAAATGGAAATACGAAAGATTGAAGAAAAAGACGTATGGTCATATTATCATTTGCTGCACACACTGGATAATGAGTCCAAATTTTTGCTGTTTGAACCAGGCGAGAGAAGAACTTCGCCGGAAGAGTTGGTAATTCGGATCCGTAACGCTGAGAGATCCGGTTCGCTCCTATTGGTTGTCGAGGCCGGGGGCAGCCGTCTGGTTGGTTTTCTGTCTGCCGAGCGGGGATTCGCCAACCGAATCCGGCATAAGGCATATATTGCCGTAGGTATTTTGGAGGAATATACCGGACAAGGCCTGGGCGGACGCTTGTTTAGGGAAGTGGAGCTATGGGCGAGGAACGTGGGAGTGGTTCGTTTGGAGCTAACCGTCATGGCTCACAACAAGCGGGCACTAAGATTGTATGAAAAGATGGGGTTTATGACAGAAGGCAAGTACCACAAATCTCTGATTGTTGACGGGCAGTATGTGGATGAATATTGTATGGCCAAGTTGCTGTAA
- a CDS encoding SIMPL domain-containing protein, which translates to MKSKLYFLGKQAILLVLMMVLAATPVLAKEPSTGTEVTVSGNYEQEIAPDVAFVTMGAVTDAVNVKDAQEKNAELAARIQRQIEALGIKPEHIKTVNYSVTPVYEYADNGRRLAAIKSYQVSNNISVTAAPDQAGLVIDTALKAGANQVTSVRFGKKDETAAKAEAIQQAVKDALTKAEAIANVLNKHVSRIQAVNESGVYLQPLEMSRMVAKGAAADTATQPTPISPGLVHLTANVQVTVELE; encoded by the coding sequence GTGAAAAGTAAACTGTATTTCTTGGGGAAACAAGCTATTTTATTAGTACTAATGATGGTATTGGCAGCGACGCCGGTACTGGCTAAAGAGCCATCAACCGGGACAGAAGTTACGGTGTCAGGGAATTATGAACAGGAAATAGCTCCGGATGTTGCTTTTGTCACTATGGGCGCAGTAACGGATGCCGTAAATGTAAAGGATGCACAGGAAAAAAACGCCGAGTTGGCGGCCAGAATCCAGCGCCAGATTGAGGCTCTGGGAATCAAGCCGGAACACATAAAGACCGTCAATTATTCCGTAACTCCGGTATATGAGTATGCCGACAACGGACGCAGACTTGCGGCAATCAAGAGTTACCAGGTATCTAACAATATCTCTGTCACCGCCGCCCCCGACCAAGCCGGACTGGTAATCGATACCGCTCTAAAAGCCGGCGCCAATCAGGTAACCAGCGTTCGTTTCGGCAAAAAAGACGAGACAGCCGCCAAAGCCGAAGCAATCCAACAGGCGGTAAAAGACGCCCTCACTAAGGCGGAAGCCATTGCCAACGTCTTAAATAAGCACGTTTCCCGCATCCAGGCAGTCAACGAAAGCGGCGTGTATTTGCAGCCTTTGGAAATGAGCAGAATGGTTGCCAAGGGCGCAGCAGCGGATACGGCGACCCAGCCCACCCCCATATCGCCCGGTTTGGTTCATCTGACCGCCAATGTCCAAGTCACGGTTGAACTGGAATAA
- a CDS encoding nitroreductase family protein: MKELEFIYKRVSVRKFKEDPIPVEHIREIVKAATYAPSGKNLQNWHFVVVKNKNKIAEIASIVEQKNQKLTNYIKDADKIKAFAGSVRYHTVFQTAPVLILVYAGPYDTIADTLLEAGILPREEALSYAKPNPGIQNIAAALENLLLAAASLGYGACWMTGPSYAAAEISQYIGFKKEGYYLAAMTPLGIPASGEIANPARKPLEEVLTIIE; the protein is encoded by the coding sequence ATGAAAGAACTTGAGTTCATTTATAAACGGGTCAGTGTAAGGAAATTTAAGGAAGACCCAATACCTGTCGAGCATATCCGGGAGATAGTAAAGGCAGCTACCTATGCCCCCTCAGGTAAGAATCTGCAAAACTGGCATTTCGTTGTTGTTAAAAATAAAAATAAAATTGCTGAAATTGCGTCAATTGTGGAACAAAAGAATCAAAAACTAACGAATTACATAAAAGACGCGGACAAGATTAAAGCATTTGCAGGATCGGTGCGCTACCATACTGTATTTCAGACGGCGCCGGTGCTGATCCTTGTCTATGCCGGCCCCTATGATACCATTGCCGATACGCTGTTAGAAGCCGGCATTCTGCCGCGAGAGGAAGCTTTGAGTTACGCCAAGCCAAATCCAGGAATTCAAAATATTGCTGCCGCCTTGGAAAACCTGCTGCTGGCTGCGGCCAGTCTGGGTTATGGCGCCTGCTGGATGACCGGTCCCAGCTATGCTGCCGCGGAAATATCCCAATACATAGGCTTTAAAAAAGAAGGCTATTATCTGGCAGCCATGACTCCACTAGGTATTCCGGCCAGCGGCGAGATAGCCAACCCGGCCCGCAAACCTTTGGAGGAAGTGCTTACAATCATTGAATAA
- a CDS encoding rhomboid family intramembrane serine protease — MIPLRDNIRLGSFFPSLTLGIILLNAYVFYLELTSDSIGIIAAYSLIPAKLMHNINTGTPHDLIAYLPLVSNLFLHGSWFHIIGNMWYLWLFGRTSEACLGHLKYLCFYFACGITSNLTQVLFDPNSNIPLIGASGAVSGVLGSYLTCFPSARILTLIPLFLFFPIIEIPAYLFIGVWFLLQLEQGAIAGFIAGSNIAWWAHIGGFLTGIVLSRVFRNK; from the coding sequence ATGATTCCTTTACGTGATAATATTCGCCTTGGTTCATTTTTTCCTTCTCTAACTTTGGGAATTATTCTCTTGAATGCCTACGTTTTTTACCTGGAATTGACTTCAGATTCCATCGGTATAATCGCTGCATATAGCTTGATACCGGCCAAACTCATGCATAATATTAATACCGGCACTCCCCATGATCTTATTGCTTACCTGCCTTTGGTCAGCAATCTGTTTCTTCACGGCAGCTGGTTTCACATCATAGGCAACATGTGGTATCTGTGGCTATTCGGACGCACTTCGGAAGCCTGCCTGGGTCATTTAAAATACCTCTGCTTTTACTTTGCCTGCGGCATTACTTCCAACCTTACCCAGGTTCTGTTCGATCCAAACTCAAATATTCCGCTTATTGGCGCGAGCGGCGCTGTGTCGGGGGTGCTTGGTTCATACCTGACCTGCTTTCCCTCCGCCCGGATTCTAACTCTTATCCCATTATTCCTTTTTTTTCCGATAATAGAAATTCCTGCCTACCTTTTTATCGGCGTCTGGTTTCTGCTGCAACTCGAGCAGGGAGCCATAGCCGGGTTCATCGCCGGGTCAAATATTGCCTGGTGGGCCCATATCGGTGGATTCCTTACAGGCATTGTCTTGAGCCGGGTTTTTCGGAATAAATAG
- a CDS encoding nitroreductase family protein, with amino-acid sequence MVEKKLDFKELAETRRSVNFFDPTKPLSDELLKDIIDLAVLAPSAFNAQPWQVLAVKSKEKRQEVHDKACNQPKVLDAPVLLAILGDTTGFKRPNPIWDEKVRLGNASAADVENIVNFSENVLFPTELRQVAFAASNSSLLAMSIMYAAKYYGVEAHPMIGFDESKIKEIFNIPDHVIVTMLICLGYFDETKTLRPRETRFTYEKIVKSF; translated from the coding sequence ATGGTAGAAAAAAAGCTTGATTTTAAAGAGCTTGCTGAAACCAGACGGTCGGTAAATTTTTTTGATCCAACCAAACCTTTATCGGATGAGTTGCTGAAAGACATCATCGACCTTGCCGTACTGGCTCCTTCTGCCTTTAATGCCCAGCCGTGGCAAGTATTAGCTGTAAAGTCAAAAGAGAAGCGGCAAGAAGTCCACGACAAGGCGTGCAACCAGCCGAAAGTGCTTGACGCCCCTGTCTTGTTGGCTATTCTTGGCGACACAACCGGATTTAAACGCCCAAATCCGATATGGGACGAAAAAGTCCGGTTAGGTAATGCTAGCGCCGCAGATGTAGAAAATATTGTAAATTTCTCCGAAAATGTCCTTTTTCCTACGGAACTTAGGCAGGTGGCTTTCGCAGCCAGCAACAGCTCCCTGCTGGCCATGAGCATCATGTATGCCGCCAAATACTATGGCGTTGAAGCTCACCCCATGATCGGATTCGATGAGTCCAAAATAAAAGAAATATTCAACATCCCTGATCATGTGATTGTAACCATGCTTATATGTTTAGGGTATTTTGATGAAACTAAGACTTTACGCCCGCGAGAAACCCGCTTTACTTATGAAAAAATTGTAAAATCCTTTTAA
- a CDS encoding PTS transporter subunit EIIC, producing MSKERELAEQIVVTVGGKNNIIGAAHCMTRLRLTLADLQKANQIVLKKIPGVLGAVEQAGQLQIILGPGIVNKVAGVLNEITGLKTGEVRDLKTACQDQNRTPFKLFLRKLANIFVPLIPAIVGSGMVAGITNIAVQSGADPQGTFIAILNVIGWGIFSYLGVFVGINAAKEFGGTPALGGLAGVLIINPAIATIKINGLALVPGRGGLIGILLAAWFISWVEKQLRKVVPHALDIVVTPALTLLITGLATYYVLQPVGGVLSDGIIAFFKNMISIGGVVAGFTLAGTFLPVIMSGMHQGLVPVHMEFLNTLKENPLLPILAMGGAGQVGAAFAVYLKTKNNKLKQIVKGALPVGLLGIGEPLIFGVTLPLGRPFITACIGAGFGGAFQAAAGVKSIALGVSGLPLTFLIKPGGAGLYLAGLAIAYAAGFIVTWVVGFEDPKDEE from the coding sequence ATGTCCAAAGAAAGAGAGCTTGCCGAACAGATAGTCGTGACCGTAGGCGGCAAAAACAATATCATTGGGGCCGCTCACTGCATGACCAGACTCCGTCTGACATTGGCGGATTTACAAAAAGCTAATCAAATTGTTCTGAAAAAAATTCCGGGAGTGCTGGGAGCAGTAGAGCAGGCGGGTCAGTTGCAAATCATCCTCGGCCCCGGAATTGTAAACAAAGTTGCAGGCGTACTGAATGAAATCACCGGCCTTAAGACGGGTGAGGTAAGGGACTTAAAAACAGCCTGCCAGGATCAGAACCGCACCCCGTTCAAATTGTTTCTGCGAAAACTGGCCAATATCTTTGTTCCCCTTATTCCCGCTATCGTTGGCTCCGGTATGGTAGCGGGCATTACCAACATCGCCGTACAGTCAGGGGCAGACCCGCAAGGAACGTTTATCGCCATCTTAAATGTAATCGGCTGGGGAATTTTCTCTTATTTGGGCGTCTTTGTCGGCATCAACGCCGCCAAAGAGTTTGGCGGTACGCCGGCACTGGGAGGTCTTGCCGGAGTACTTATCATTAACCCGGCAATCGCCACAATAAAAATCAATGGACTGGCTTTGGTCCCGGGCCGGGGCGGCTTGATCGGAATATTGCTGGCAGCCTGGTTTATCAGTTGGGTGGAAAAACAATTGCGCAAAGTTGTCCCCCATGCGTTGGATATAGTGGTTACCCCGGCGCTTACCCTTTTAATCACCGGGTTGGCCACCTATTATGTACTGCAGCCTGTCGGCGGCGTCTTATCCGATGGTATAATAGCTTTTTTTAAAAATATGATCAGCATAGGTGGTGTCGTGGCCGGTTTTACTCTGGCCGGGACCTTCCTGCCTGTTATAATGTCGGGAATGCATCAAGGCCTTGTACCGGTGCACATGGAATTTCTTAACACCCTGAAAGAAAATCCTTTGCTCCCTATTCTGGCCATGGGCGGTGCCGGGCAGGTAGGAGCAGCTTTTGCCGTATATCTGAAAACTAAAAACAACAAGCTGAAACAAATAGTCAAAGGCGCTTTGCCGGTCGGTCTGCTGGGCATCGGCGAACCCTTGATTTTTGGTGTAACCCTGCCCCTCGGCCGCCCTTTCATTACCGCCTGCATCGGCGCTGGTTTCGGCGGCGCATTCCAGGCTGCCGCCGGCGTCAAATCCATCGCTTTAGGCGTCTCCGGCCTTCCCCTGACTTTTCTTATTAAGCCCGGCGGCGCGGGACTTTACCTTGCCGGCCTTGCAATTGCTTATGCGGCAGGTTTCATCGTCACCTGGGTGGTAGGCTTTGAGGACCCCAAAGATGAAGAATGA